One window of the Branchiostoma lanceolatum isolate klBraLanc5 chromosome 3, klBraLanc5.hap2, whole genome shotgun sequence genome contains the following:
- the LOC136429828 gene encoding BBSome-interacting protein 1-like, with translation MPGEKQGGAYKEVLPKQGQLHTEDNPTMVLCKPKILPMKSVTLEKLDKMQREAQEKLKAQEAEQEAEMLQSGGTNSFEPSTLSDFNTEGAAGETDRYTMGQQDSEYH, from the exons ATGCCTGGCGAGAAGCAAGGTGGAGCGTACAAAGAGGTTCTGCCCAAGCAGGGCCAGCTGCACACGGAAGACAACCCCACCATGGTCCTCTGTAAACCCAAGATCCTCCCCATGAAGTCTGTGACTCTGGAGAAGTTGGACAAGATGCAGAGAGAGGCTCAGGAGAAACTGAAGGCCCAGGAGGCAGAACAGGAG GCCGAGATGCTGCAGTCAGGAGGTACCAACAGTTTTGAGCCGAGCACCTTGTCTGACTTTAACACTGAGGGTGCTGCGGGGGAGACGGACAGGTACACCATGGGACAACAGGACAGCGAGTATCACTGA